In one Henriciella litoralis genomic region, the following are encoded:
- the ttcA gene encoding tRNA 2-thiocytidine(32) synthetase TtcA, whose amino-acid sequence MADDLTTSMVPAIFRDVPKSVTFKKLRKRIVRNALQAIDQFGMVDRARADKPKWLVCLSGGKDSYGLLAALIDLKWQGALPVELIACNLDQGQPGFPKHILPEWLETVGVKYRIETEDTYSIVTEKVPEGRTFCSMCSRLRRGILYRIAREEGCEAIVLGHHRDDALETFMMNLVHGGRMAAMPPKLLNDAGDMFVLRPLITCAEEDLAKFAEAMNFPIIPCNLCGSQDGLQRVAMKQMLDEWERKKPGVRQVMAHALATVRPSHLHDPRVFDFAGLALGGQGEDDPNVPF is encoded by the coding sequence ATGGCCGATGATCTGACGACAAGCATGGTGCCCGCGATCTTTCGCGATGTGCCCAAGAGCGTGACCTTCAAGAAGCTGCGCAAGCGGATTGTGCGGAACGCTTTGCAGGCGATTGACCAGTTTGGCATGGTTGACCGCGCGCGGGCGGACAAGCCGAAATGGCTGGTCTGCCTGTCGGGCGGCAAGGACTCTTATGGCCTGCTGGCCGCGCTGATTGACCTGAAATGGCAAGGCGCACTGCCGGTGGAGCTGATCGCGTGCAATCTCGATCAGGGGCAGCCAGGCTTTCCCAAACACATCCTGCCGGAATGGCTGGAGACGGTGGGCGTCAAATACCGGATCGAGACCGAGGACACCTATTCCATCGTGACGGAGAAAGTGCCGGAGGGGCGGACGTTCTGTTCGATGTGTTCGCGCCTGCGCCGCGGCATTCTCTACCGGATTGCGCGCGAGGAAGGCTGTGAGGCGATCGTGCTCGGCCATCACCGCGATGATGCGCTCGAGACCTTCATGATGAACCTTGTCCATGGCGGACGGATGGCGGCGATGCCGCCGAAGCTGCTCAACGATGCGGGCGACATGTTCGTGCTGCGCCCGCTGATCACCTGCGCGGAGGAAGACCTGGCGAAGTTTGCCGAGGCGATGAACTTCCCGATCATCCCGTGCAATCTCTGCGGCTCGCAGGATGGGCTGCAGCGCGTTGCGATGAAGCAGATGCTGGACGAATGGGAACGCAAGAAGCCGGGTGTGCGCCAGGTCATGGCGCATGCGCTCGCGACCGTGCGGCCGAGCCATTTGCATGATCCGCGCGTGTTTGATTTTGCAGGCCTCGCGCTCGGCGGTCAGGGCGAGGATGATCCGAACGTGCCGTTTTAG